From a region of the Drosophila ananassae strain 14024-0371.13 chromosome XL, ASM1763931v2, whole genome shotgun sequence genome:
- the LOC6504821 gene encoding protein stoned-A, protein MLKLPKGLKKKKKKSKKDQELFTEEELEQYKRDLKAKQEAAAIKSDAGESDGAASDVDCSTSGTSQHHHQHQPVASTSGSGSGSGSATGTGAGPEQATGADQADTSGANDEEWAKFKALTSGVDSILHKTQDELDRIKKESFYQRLPSAAEKKKQEEEEAARLEAERLEKERQRLAQIEAQRDKLAEAVVQLSESEDEAGDDDEVDDIFATDYIEAITSGELQLAVVPDSPILQPDDGPDPFDTAYAEKVIVGADRAKGNKKLVSLGAAVEVLSGRVDRDHAVALANPKRKLRKGIQNLLLSESVELADPDADLLVATEPQHNLLDDLDEELPESAAPIDLSVSLHLHLLPKPKEQDDGAEQDGGEEEELGLGPIPDLSEFDALKDEEDDEFAELAAESLTKREEVTIVSQVILPPAELPTEAFAEASWAEFEPEPEPETGKPKRPPPPVRPATGPHIVPGAIYVSDDEEENPDDDPFNTNYAEQVIKKTTVLEEDDDFDPRADEDASFGTGASLAAPARDLLAGSATDLTKVVPAPLAPTLSVDQEPEDFDPFDTSAVTALVQPKATELRFLERELLNESGGGLKHSLSDPDFDPRADDQDNAPPPVAATEPAKVKVDQIQPEPEFDAARRKSSLSLNIQAKSVGFLVPAPDLLGVGNEAGANKKPLTPYYAPVSKSIEEKDTEDVDPFDTSYVPEAKLSDIELKHIENDLIKESTTLRHSLSDPDFDPRAPPTPVPAEVLLAVEENIDIKVLTPAQERKKLTNSAGGGAGDSEEDIDPFDTSIAANLRPGETELKLLENELLPETAKPTVTDVLDVLSDAQELGLGDKVLTPSTHAKPAVPAPEIDPFDTSIAENLGPGETEIKLLESELIER, encoded by the exons ATGCTTAAGCTACCAAAGGgtctaaaaaagaaaaagaagaagtcGAAAAAGGATCAGGAGCTCTTCACCGAGGAGGAGCTCGAGCAGTATAAGCGCGATCTTAAGGCCAAACAGGAGGCGGCGGCCATCAAATCGGACGCCGGTGAATCCGACGGTGCGGCATCAGACGTTGATTGCTCCACATCCGGTACATCTCAGCACCATCACCAACACCAGCCTGTAGCGTCGACATCCGGTTCCGGTTCCGGTTCTGGTTCCGCAACAGGAACAGGAGCAGGACCTGAACAAGCCACCGGCGCGGATCAAGCGGATACTTCCGGTGCCAACGACGAGGAATGGGCCAAATTTAAGGCTCTCACCTCCGGTGTCGATAGCATCCTTCACAAGACCCAGGACGAGCTAGATCGGATCAAGAAGGAGTCCTTCTATCAGCGTCTACCCTCCGCCGCCGAGAAGAAGAaacaggaggaggaggaggccgcCCGCCTCGAGGCTGAGCGACTCGAGAAGGAGCGACAGCGTCTGGCCCAGATCGAGGCGCAGCGCGATAAGTTAGCCGAGGCGGTTGTCCAGCTATCCGAGTCCGAGGACGAGGCCGGTGACGACGACGAGGTCGATGATATCTTCGCCACCGACTACATCGAGGCGATAACCAGTGGTGAACTCCAGTTAGCCGTAGTACCCGATTCGCCCATCCTCCAGCCGGACGACGGGCCGGATCCCTTTGATACCGCCTACGCCGAGAAGGTCATAGTCGGCGCCGACCGGGCCAAGGGCAACAAGAAGCTAGTCAGCCTTGGTGCAGCCGTAGAGGTCCTTTCCGGTCGCGTAGATCGGGATCACGCCGTCGCCTTAGCGAATCCGAAGCGAAAACTCCGTAAGGGCATCCAGAATCTACTCCTCAGCGAGAGTGTCGAGTTAGCCGATCCGGACGCGGATCTCCTTGTTGCCACCGAGCCGCAGCACAATCTCCTCGACGATCTTGACGAGGAATTGCCGGAATCGGCGGCACCCATCGATCTCAGTGTCTCCCTGCACTTGCATCTCCTACCGAAGCCCAAGGAGCAGGACGACGGAGCTGAGCAGGACGGGGgtgaggaggaggagctgggaCTAGGACCCATACCCGATCTATCCGAGTTCGATGCCCTCAAGgacgaggaggacgacgagTTTGCCGAATTAGCTGCCGAGTCTCTGACCAAAAGGGAGGAGGTGACCATCGTAAGTCAGGTGATCCTGCCGCCGGCGGAGTTGCCCACAGAAGCCTTTGCCGAAGCCAGTTGGGCGGAGTTCGAGCCGGAACCGGAACCGGAAACAG gaaaacCCAAGCGTCCACCACCGCCAGTTCGTCCTGCCACAGGACCTCACATTGTACCCGGTGCCATCTACGTCTccgacgacgaggaggagaaCCCCGACGACGATCCCTTCAACACCAACTACGCCGAGCAGGTGATCAAGAAGACCACCGTACTCGAGGAGGACGACGACTTTGATCCCCGTGCCGACGAGGACGCATCCTTCGGTACAGGAGCATCGCTAGCGGCGCCAGCGAGAGATCTTCTGGCTGGTAGTGCCACCGATCTCACTAAGGTGGTGCCCGCCCCCTTGGCGCCCACTTTGAGCGTCGACCAGGAGCCGGAGGACTTTGATCCTTTTGATACATCGGCGGTAACGGCTTTGGTGCAGCCCAAGGCCACGGAACTGCGATTCCTGGAGCGGGAACTGTTGAACGAGTCCGGCGGTGGTCTGAAGCACTCGCTCAGCGATCCGGATTTCGATCCCCGGGCCGACGACCAGGACAACGCCCCTCCTCCAGTTGCTGCCACTGAACCCGCGAAGGTTAAGGTCGATCAGATCCAACCGGAACCGGAATTCGACGCCGCTCGCCGGAAGTCCTCGCTGAGTCTGAACATCCAGGCCAAGAGTGTGGGATTCCTGGTGCCAGCTCCGGATCTACTCGGTGTGGGTAATGAGGCCGGTGCCAACAAGAAGCCACTAACTCCGTACTACGCTCCAGTGAGTAAGTCGATCGAAGAGAAGGACACCGAGGACGTTGATCCTTTTGACACGTCGTACGTGCCGGAGGCGAAGCTCAGCGACATCGAACTGAAGCACATTGAAAACGATCTCATCAAGGAGTCGACGACCCTACGGCACAGTCTCTCCGATCCGGATTTCGATCCCCGTGCCCCGCCCACTCCAGTGCCGGCGGAAGTGCTACTGGCCGTTGAGGAGAATATTGATATTAAGGTCCTGACCCCGGCCCAGGAGCGCAAGAAGCTAACGAACTCAGCCGGCGGTGGTGCTGGCGATTCCGAGGAGGATATCGATCCGTTCGATACATCGATTGCCGCCAATCTCCGGCCAGGAGAGACGGAACTGAAGCTGCTGGAGAACGAACTGCTGCCGGAAACCGCAAAGCCAACAGTCACCGACGTCCTCGACGTGCTGAGCGACGCCCAGGAGCTGGGACTGGGCGACAAGGTACTGACACCATCGACGCACGCCAAGCCGGCAGTGCCCGCCCCGGAGATCGATCCGTTCGACACCTCCATTGCGGAGAATCTAGGACCAGGGGAGACGGAAATCAAACTGCTCGAAAGTGAACTGATCGAGCGCTaa